In one Methanobrevibacter arboriphilus genomic region, the following are encoded:
- a CDS encoding DUF169 domain-containing protein, producing the protein MKDYPQSDELENNQYFSSRIKKDLDLNSHPVAIKFILHKEDIPEGINKIQDKIRHCEMVQKASRGDSFYSTSEEQLCKGGSSAIGLEDIPEKIASGEFYYGLKRFKSLGSAKRTLDSIPKIDLRSYAIIYTPLEKAEFTPDIVVIIANPMQAMKVSQAIVYSLGGRVESDFSGIQSICADAVAGPFMRKRPNITLGCSGSRQYADIKENELIIGLNGENLGCVVNSLDNI; encoded by the coding sequence ATGAAAGATTATCCACAATCAGATGAATTAGAAAATAATCAGTATTTTTCTTCAAGAATAAAAAAGGATTTAGATTTAAATTCTCATCCTGTAGCTATAAAATTTATTTTACACAAGGAAGACATTCCTGAAGGTATTAATAAAATACAAGATAAAATTAGACATTGTGAAATGGTACAGAAAGCATCAAGAGGAGATTCATTTTATAGCACTTCTGAAGAGCAATTATGTAAAGGAGGATCTTCTGCAATTGGGCTTGAAGATATACCTGAAAAAATTGCAAGTGGAGAGTTTTACTATGGATTAAAAAGATTTAAATCATTAGGTTCTGCTAAAAGAACACTGGATTCAATTCCAAAGATTGATTTAAGAAGTTATGCAATTATCTATACTCCATTAGAAAAAGCAGAATTTACTCCAGATATTGTTGTTATTATAGCTAATCCAATGCAAGCTATGAAAGTTTCTCAAGCTATTGTATATTCATTAGGTGGAAGAGTAGAATCTGATTTTTCAGGTATTCAATCTATTTGTGCTGATGCAGTTGCAGGCCCATTTATGCGAAAAAGACCTAATATAACTTTAGGTTGTAGTGGTTCAAGACAATATGCTGATATAAAAGAAAATGAACTTATCATTGGTTTAAATGGTGAGAATTTAGGTTGTGTTGTTAATTCTTTAGACAACATATAA
- the uvrB gene encoding excinuclease ABC subunit UvrB, which yields MKKFKISSDYKPLGDQPKAINSISSGIKKGLHEQTLLGVTGSGKTFTMANVIQEVQKPTLVISHNKTLAAQLYEEFKEFFPDNAVEYFVSYYDYYQPEAYVPRTDTFIDKEASINDEIDRMRHSATQSLLSRDDVIVVSSVSCIYGIGSPEDYGEFALSISRGDIYDRGEILSRLIHMQYERNDIEFDTGQFRVRGDVIEVNPVHGTPPIRIELFGDEIDSISIVDKVTGKRIENLERYTLFPAKHFVVADEKMEKALKDITEELDSRLNELKIQNKLVEAQRLEQRTRFDLEMLSEMGYCPGVENYSLHLSGREWGEMPYTLLKYFPDDFLTIIDESHVTVPQIRGMYNGDRARKETLVEHGFRLPSAMENRPFRFDEFEKSVNKVLYVSATPGNYEMNRSLNIVEQIIRPTGLVDPEVIIRPAKNQVEDLLGEVRKRIEKNQRILITTLTKRMAEDLTDYYAKIGIKVRYLHSEIDTLERIEIIDDLRRGEFDCLVGVNLLREGLDLPEVSLVGILDADKEGFLRSETSLIQTIGRAARNVDGQVFMYADEITDSIKNSVDITNKRRKLQLAYNEKHNIKPKSTYRSLKAKKEEIKKYDKTATDIKKMPNDELRMLINDLEEDMKTAASELDFERAAKLRDQLILIKGIKK from the coding sequence ATGAAAAAATTTAAAATATCATCAGATTATAAGCCATTAGGAGATCAACCAAAAGCTATTAATTCAATTTCTAGTGGAATTAAAAAGGGTCTTCATGAGCAAACTTTGCTTGGAGTAACTGGATCTGGAAAAACATTTACTATGGCAAATGTTATTCAAGAGGTTCAAAAACCAACTCTTGTTATATCTCATAACAAAACATTAGCTGCACAGCTTTATGAAGAGTTTAAAGAATTTTTCCCAGATAATGCAGTTGAATATTTTGTAAGTTATTATGATTATTATCAACCAGAAGCATATGTCCCAAGAACAGATACATTTATTGATAAAGAAGCTTCAATAAATGATGAAATAGATAGAATGCGTCATTCTGCCACACAATCATTACTTTCTAGAGATGATGTTATTGTAGTTTCAAGTGTTTCATGTATATATGGTATAGGATCTCCAGAAGATTATGGGGAATTTGCACTTTCAATTTCAAGAGGAGATATATATGATAGGGGAGAAATCCTTAGTCGTTTAATTCATATGCAATATGAAAGAAATGATATTGAATTTGACACTGGTCAATTTAGAGTCAGAGGAGATGTGATTGAAGTCAATCCTGTTCATGGAACACCTCCAATTCGTATTGAACTATTTGGTGATGAAATTGATTCTATTTCTATTGTAGATAAGGTTACTGGTAAAAGAATTGAGAACCTTGAAAGATATACTCTTTTCCCAGCAAAGCATTTTGTTGTTGCTGATGAAAAAATGGAAAAAGCTCTTAAAGATATTACAGAAGAGCTTGATTCTAGGTTAAATGAGCTTAAAATTCAAAATAAATTAGTTGAAGCTCAGCGTCTTGAGCAGAGAACACGTTTTGATCTTGAAATGTTAAGTGAAATGGGTTATTGTCCAGGAGTTGAAAATTACTCTCTACATCTCTCTGGAAGAGAATGGGGTGAAATGCCATATACTTTGTTAAAATATTTTCCAGATGACTTTTTAACAATAATTGATGAGTCTCATGTCACTGTTCCTCAAATTAGAGGTATGTATAATGGGGATAGAGCTAGAAAAGAAACACTTGTTGAACATGGTTTTAGACTTCCTTCAGCTATGGAAAACCGCCCATTCAGATTTGATGAGTTTGAAAAGTCTGTTAATAAAGTTCTTTATGTTTCAGCTACTCCAGGTAATTATGAGATGAATAGAAGCTTAAATATTGTTGAACAGATTATTCGTCCAACTGGTCTTGTTGATCCTGAAGTTATAATTAGACCAGCTAAGAATCAAGTTGAAGACTTACTTGGTGAAGTTAGAAAAAGAATTGAAAAAAATCAAAGAATTTTAATTACAACACTTACTAAAAGAATGGCTGAAGATTTAACTGATTATTATGCTAAAATTGGTATTAAAGTTAGATATTTACATTCAGAAATTGATACTTTAGAAAGAATTGAGATTATTGATGATTTAAGAAGAGGAGAATTTGATTGTCTTGTTGGTGTAAATTTACTTAGAGAAGGTTTAGATTTACCTGAAGTTTCTCTTGTTGGTATTCTTGATGCTGATAAAGAAGGATTCCTTAGATCTGAAACATCTCTTATTCAAACTATTGGAAGAGCTGCAAGAAATGTAGACGGCCAAGTATTTATGTATGCTGATGAAATTACAGATTCAATTAAAAATTCAGTTGATATTACAAACAAAAGACGAAAACTTCAACTGGCTTATAATGAAAAACATAATATTAAACCTAAATCTACTTATAGGTCACTTAAAGCTAAAAAAGAGGAAATTAAGAAGTATGATAAAACAGCTACTGATATTAAGAAAATGCCAAATGACGAGCTTAGAATGCTTATAAATGATTTAGAAGAAGATATGAAAACTGCTGCTTCTGAATTAGATTTCGAACGAGCAGCTAAATTAAGAGATCAATTGATACTAATAAAAGGAATAAAGAAATAA
- a CDS encoding exodeoxyribonuclease III, whose protein sequence is MGKIKIISWNINGIRTRAKNKEIDPVYDENPDIILFQETKAKYEQLDSNLKDVEGYNTYFSPGETTRTGGIATFSKLKPKLIKRFFDVPDTSLKMRILNFEFDKFTLIHIYAPYGFNSKADKEIKLSFYNKLLEFAEKSADDNVIIAGDFNIAHSEKDVSDPEKASKNSSFSDEERDIINKIEKLGYFDSFRHLNPDKIEFSSWKSQKAKESGEGSRLDYFFISKSLKDSLIESKILSNINGSKHDPIELVIDI, encoded by the coding sequence ATGGGTAAAATTAAAATTATATCTTGGAATATTAATGGAATTAGAACTCGTGCAAAAAATAAAGAAATTGATCCTGTATATGATGAAAATCCAGATATTATCCTATTTCAAGAAACTAAAGCTAAGTATGAACAATTAGATTCTAATTTAAAAGACGTTGAAGGATATAATACCTATTTTTCTCCAGGTGAAACCACACGAACTGGAGGTATAGCTACTTTTTCAAAGTTAAAACCAAAATTAATAAAAAGATTTTTTGATGTTCCAGATACTTCATTAAAAATGAGGATTTTAAACTTTGAATTTGATAAATTTACTTTAATCCATATTTATGCTCCTTATGGATTTAATAGTAAAGCAGATAAAGAGATTAAACTTTCATTTTATAATAAATTATTAGAGTTTGCTGAAAAATCTGCTGATGATAATGTTATTATAGCTGGAGATTTTAATATTGCTCATTCTGAAAAAGATGTTAGTGATCCTGAAAAAGCTTCAAAAAATAGTTCATTTTCTGATGAAGAAAGGGATATCATTAACAAAATTGAAAAACTTGGCTACTTTGACTCTTTTAGACATTTAAATCCAGATAAAATTGAATTTTCTTCATGGAAATCTCAAAAAGCTAAAGAATCAGGTGAAGGATCTCGTTTAGATTATTTCTTTATTTCTAAAAGCTTGAAAGATTCTTTAATTGAGTCAAAAATATTATCCAATATTAATGGTTCTAAACATGACCCTATTGAGTTAGTTATAGATATTTAA
- the csa3 gene encoding CRISPR-associated CARF protein Csa3, translating to METTLISTIYDVEPVMICITKFSPKKVLLLTEDNGSDVMRESKETLEKAFGRFIDIKSQETDSNDSVKIASGVADAIEKEKKSGNKIVVNISGGERPQALGTLFGAYSKHQFVDRIVYVDNSTKEVMDLPILKYGISSTKKEILKCLINGSNSVKELSDKIEISRGMTYNHIRELRDMGLIDKEILEITTAGRLAII from the coding sequence ATGGAAACAACTCTAATATCAACTATTTACGACGTAGAACCAGTAATGATATGTATAACTAAATTTTCTCCAAAGAAAGTTTTATTACTGACTGAAGATAATGGTTCAGATGTAATGAGAGAAAGTAAAGAAACTTTAGAAAAGGCATTTGGACGATTTATAGATATTAAATCACAAGAAACTGACTCTAATGATTCAGTAAAAATTGCATCTGGTGTTGCTGATGCAATTGAAAAAGAAAAAAAGTCTGGAAACAAAATTGTTGTTAATATAAGTGGTGGAGAAAGACCACAAGCTTTAGGAACACTTTTTGGAGCATATTCAAAACATCAATTTGTTGATAGGATTGTTTATGTAGACAATTCTACAAAAGAAGTAATGGATCTTCCAATACTTAAATATGGAATCTCTTCAACTAAAAAAGAAATATTAAAATGTTTAATAAATGGTTCTAATTCTGTCAAAGAACTTTCTGATAAAATTGAAATCAGTAGGGGAATGACTTATAATCATATACGTGAATTGAGAGATATGGGTCTTATAGATAAAGAAATATTAGAAATTACTACTGCTGGAAGATTAGCTATTATTTAA
- a CDS encoding PD-(D/E)XK nuclease family protein translates to MELSPRSKPYIIPEYSLTGDLISFLTCNLQYRYQNRGTLPPSMPIQLWFGEFIHGVMEESFLEWNTKKISFPWDWKNQIRPIEEMIDKRLRARGLYPPLDFFCKFESKKNSVLGTCPDKNHPHKLLYSARAEKAINVWGPDLFPLIDSAEVLIKGKRPMPNFDKENSRSNYYGINGVIDVISSLKINEINNNKIVKYLKNNKEISKKLKAFEDDEYEVIIDYKGMKRPPLKSNNWFYHQWQILTYSWLRSKQEDSKPIVAGIIFYLNELVPSTEDLIALKQDILNGCNDVKISDIEESLILGWNEDKDNYINLSDKLKEKRSIRIINIENDSISNALIEFDDVVANIEDSIIKEMKGIPIKNAWNAKGDKRTCDACDFKNFCNKPLSENMKVP, encoded by the coding sequence ATGGAATTATCGCCACGTTCTAAACCCTATATTATACCAGAATATAGTTTAACAGGAGATTTAATATCATTTTTAACTTGTAACCTTCAATATCGTTATCAAAATAGAGGAACCCTTCCTCCTTCCATGCCTATACAATTATGGTTTGGGGAATTTATTCATGGAGTTATGGAAGAATCATTTCTTGAATGGAATACAAAAAAAATTAGTTTTCCATGGGATTGGAAAAATCAAATAAGACCTATTGAAGAGATGATTGATAAAAGATTAAGAGCAAGAGGACTTTACCCTCCTTTAGATTTTTTTTGTAAATTTGAATCAAAAAAGAATAGTGTTTTAGGTACATGTCCTGATAAAAACCATCCACACAAATTACTTTATAGTGCAAGAGCCGAAAAAGCTATTAATGTTTGGGGTCCTGATTTATTCCCATTAATTGATTCAGCTGAAGTTTTAATTAAAGGTAAAAGACCAATGCCTAATTTTGATAAGGAGAATAGTAGATCTAATTATTATGGTATTAATGGTGTAATTGATGTTATAAGTTCTTTAAAAATTAATGAAATTAATAATAATAAAATTGTTAAATATCTAAAAAATAATAAAGAGATTTCAAAGAAATTAAAAGCTTTTGAAGATGATGAATATGAAGTTATTATTGATTATAAAGGAATGAAAAGGCCTCCTTTAAAATCAAATAATTGGTTTTATCATCAATGGCAAATATTAACTTATTCATGGCTTAGATCAAAACAAGAGGATTCAAAGCCTATTGTTGCAGGTATTATTTTTTACTTAAATGAACTTGTTCCTTCAACTGAAGATTTAATAGCTTTAAAACAAGATATTTTAAATGGATGTAATGATGTTAAAATTTCTGATATTGAAGAATCATTGATACTTGGCTGGAATGAAGATAAAGATAATTATATTAACCTATCAGATAAATTAAAAGAAAAAAGGTCTATAAGGATTATAAATATTGAAAATGATTCTATATCCAATGCTTTAATAGAATTTGATGATGTTGTAGCTAATATTGAAGATTCGATAATAAAAGAGATGAAAGGTATTCCAATTAAAAACGCTTGGAATGCTAAAGGTGATAAAAGAACCTGTGATGCTTGTGATTTTAAGAATTTTTGTAATAAACCTCTTTCAGAAAATATGAAAGTTCCTTAA
- the uvrC gene encoding excinuclease ABC subunit UvrC — protein sequence MSTKVKSPEKLPKKPGIYIMKDSGDNIIYIGKSKSLRNRVKSYFKDKYDTPKTKILMSHFNSLEYIITDSEKEALILEANLIKKHRPKYNIRLKDDKRYPYVKITKEDFPRLIITRNIGKTGTYFGPFTDVGSVRQTVKFLKSLFKIRTCRKMDGPCLNCQIDLCYGPCSGNISKNEYKKLINKIDLFFQGKYTEIIENLQKEMEESSKEYNFEKAAVIRDQIASIAEVMEKQFVDFTDELDQDIIAMSFDGNSAIVVVFSIRNGKINGKDDFLMSGAKNNKPSEVISAFIEQYYSINRHIPKEIILEEKISNNDELKLIKEWLADLRGDNVEITVPDEGTKLRLIRMASKNAEIIKKQKKKMKNAMIEIKKYLKLPKLPRIIEGYDVSNISGKLAVGSKVSFLDSKPNKKQYKRFKLETPGPNDYEMMRELLSRRFKKLSEKNDNKNKDNRFDEEYPDLILIDGGKGQLGIATEVLKEYNLEHIPIIGLAKEFEEVFIPQSSYPIIIPKNNEGLHLLQRVRDEAHRFAVTYHRKLRSKNIETSELDNIVGIGKTRKINLLKHFGDIEKIKKASVEEITSVKGLNKKVAEAVYNKFN from the coding sequence ATGTCAACTAAAGTAAAATCACCAGAAAAACTTCCAAAAAAACCTGGGATATACATTATGAAGGATTCTGGTGATAATATTATATATATAGGTAAATCAAAATCACTTAGAAATAGAGTTAAGTCTTATTTTAAAGATAAATATGATACGCCAAAAACTAAAATATTAATGAGTCATTTTAATAGTTTAGAATATATAATAACCGATAGTGAAAAAGAAGCACTTATATTAGAAGCTAATCTGATTAAAAAACATAGACCTAAATATAATATCCGACTTAAGGACGATAAAAGGTATCCTTATGTTAAAATAACTAAGGAAGATTTTCCTCGCTTGATAATCACAAGAAACATTGGGAAAACTGGAACTTATTTTGGACCATTTACAGATGTTGGCTCAGTTCGTCAAACCGTGAAATTTTTAAAATCTCTTTTTAAAATTAGAACATGCCGAAAAATGGATGGGCCTTGTTTAAATTGTCAAATTGATTTATGTTATGGTCCTTGTAGTGGGAACATAAGTAAAAATGAGTATAAAAAACTGATTAATAAAATCGATCTTTTTTTTCAAGGAAAATATACTGAGATAATTGAAAATCTTCAAAAAGAGATGGAAGAATCTTCAAAAGAATATAATTTCGAAAAAGCAGCCGTAATTCGAGATCAAATAGCATCTATTGCAGAAGTTATGGAAAAACAATTTGTTGATTTTACTGATGAATTGGATCAAGATATAATAGCTATGTCCTTTGATGGTAATTCTGCAATTGTAGTAGTCTTTTCAATAAGGAACGGTAAAATAAATGGAAAAGACGACTTTTTAATGAGTGGAGCTAAAAACAATAAACCAAGTGAAGTCATTTCAGCATTTATAGAACAGTATTACAGCATTAATCGGCATATACCTAAAGAAATAATATTGGAAGAGAAAATATCTAATAATGATGAATTAAAATTAATTAAAGAATGGTTAGCTGATTTAAGAGGAGATAATGTTGAAATTACTGTTCCTGATGAAGGAACTAAATTAAGATTAATAAGAATGGCATCTAAGAATGCTGAAATAATTAAAAAACAAAAGAAAAAAATGAAAAATGCAATGATTGAGATTAAAAAATATTTAAAGCTTCCAAAACTTCCTCGTATTATAGAAGGCTATGATGTATCTAATATTTCAGGAAAATTAGCTGTTGGTTCTAAAGTATCATTTTTAGATTCAAAACCAAATAAAAAACAATATAAAAGATTTAAACTTGAAACTCCAGGACCAAATGATTATGAAATGATGAGAGAATTATTATCTAGAAGATTTAAAAAATTATCAGAAAAAAATGATAATAAAAATAAAGATAATAGGTTTGATGAAGAATATCCAGACCTTATACTTATTGATGGTGGAAAAGGACAATTAGGAATAGCTACAGAAGTATTGAAAGAATATAACTTAGAACATATCCCTATAATAGGACTTGCTAAAGAATTTGAAGAAGTTTTTATACCTCAAAGTTCTTATCCAATTATAATTCCAAAAAATAATGAAGGTTTACATCTTTTACAGAGAGTAAGAGATGAAGCTCATAGATTCGCAGTTACTTATCACAGAAAGTTAAGATCAAAAAATATCGAAACTTCAGAATTGGATAATATAGTTGGTATTGGTAAAACTAGAAAAATTAACTTATTAAAACATTTTGGAGATATAGAAAAAATAAAAAAAGCAAGTGTTGAAGAAATAACAAGTGTAAAAGGATTAAATAAAAAAGTAGCTGAAGCTGTTTATAATAAATTCAATTAA
- the uvrA gene encoding excinuclease ABC subunit UvrA has translation MNKDPNKREIILKGAREHNLQNLDITIPRDKFVVITGLSGSGKSSLAFDTIYAEGQRRYVESLSAYARQFLGQMKKPEIDYIEGLSPAISIDQKTTKMNPRSTVGTITEIYDYLRLLYARIGTPHCYKCGKEISPQTVGQIVENITEEGYDSPKVKIQVLGPIIKGRKGEHKKVFENLRNKGFVRVRVDGNIKNLEDDIKLNKNTKHTIEVVVDRLVIREDIEFQRRLADSIETAIEFGEGIVNILFDKEVNSENKEYEKVYSEHFACVDCGINFEEITPRMFSFNSPQGACPECKGIGSKMEMDPDLIVSNPKLSLNEGAVVPWSRSKGNKDNYYHQMLSAVAEHLGFSMDTPFKDLKKEEQNAILYGTNEKIGFNFKRRNKSYRVNRKFEGVINRMERHYLETKSNYSRSYISKFMSDHNCHVCDGKRLRPEALSVTVADKSIHDVVSMPIKDCYDFFNSIELTERELFIAKEVLKEIKERLKFLVDVGLDYITMERSSGTLSGGEAQRIRLATQIGSGLVGVLYILDEPSIGLHQRDNVKLIETLKRLKSIGNTLVVVEHDEETILSADHVVDIGPGAGEHGGKIVAQGTPSEIMDSPDSITGKYLSRKEIIPINSTRRIGNGKFISIKGAKENNLKNLDVDIPLGLFTCVTGVSGSGKSSMINQVLYKGLNGIVNRKQTFAGKYDSIDGAENIDKIIIIDQTPIGRTPRSNPATYTGLFTYIRELFAETPEAKARGYKPGRFSFNVKGGRCEACSGDGIIQIEMHFLADVYVPCEVCKGKRYNDETLDIRYKGKNIYEVLEMTVEEALEFFENIPKIKKKLQTLYDVGLGYIKIGQAATTLSGGEAQRIKLAKELSKQSTGKTLYILDEPTTGLHFADIKKLLDVLGRLTDSGNSVVVIEHNLDVIKTADHIIDLGPEGGDGGGEIVATGTPEEIAKSGTYTGDFLKEILKDNITPLAKELVKENCGK, from the coding sequence ATGAATAAAGATCCAAATAAACGAGAGATTATTTTAAAAGGTGCAAGAGAGCACAATCTTCAAAATTTAGATATAACTATTCCTCGTGATAAATTTGTAGTTATCACTGGTTTAAGTGGTTCTGGAAAGTCATCTCTTGCTTTTGATACTATTTATGCTGAAGGACAGCGTAGATATGTTGAATCATTGTCTGCATATGCAAGACAATTTTTAGGGCAAATGAAAAAGCCTGAAATTGATTATATTGAAGGTTTATCTCCTGCTATATCAATAGACCAAAAAACTACAAAGATGAATCCTCGTTCTACAGTTGGGACAATCACTGAGATATATGATTATTTACGTCTTTTATATGCAAGAATAGGGACTCCGCACTGTTATAAATGTGGAAAAGAAATTTCTCCACAAACTGTAGGACAAATTGTCGAAAATATTACTGAAGAGGGATATGACAGCCCAAAAGTTAAAATTCAAGTTCTAGGACCTATTATTAAAGGTAGAAAAGGAGAACATAAAAAAGTTTTTGAAAACCTTAGAAATAAAGGATTTGTAAGAGTCAGAGTCGATGGAAATATAAAAAATCTTGAAGATGATATTAAATTAAACAAAAATACCAAGCATACAATTGAAGTAGTAGTTGATAGACTTGTAATTAGGGAAGATATTGAATTTCAAAGGAGATTAGCTGATTCTATAGAAACTGCTATTGAATTTGGTGAAGGTATTGTAAATATACTTTTTGATAAAGAAGTAAATTCTGAAAATAAGGAATATGAAAAAGTATATTCTGAACACTTTGCGTGTGTTGATTGTGGAATAAACTTTGAGGAGATAACTCCAAGAATGTTCTCTTTTAATAGTCCTCAAGGAGCATGTCCAGAATGTAAGGGTATTGGAAGTAAAATGGAAATGGATCCTGATTTAATAGTTTCAAATCCAAAACTTTCTTTAAATGAAGGAGCTGTTGTTCCATGGAGTAGATCAAAAGGTAATAAGGATAATTATTATCATCAAATGCTATCTGCAGTAGCTGAACATTTAGGATTTTCAATGGATACTCCTTTTAAAGATTTGAAAAAAGAAGAACAAAATGCCATTCTTTATGGAACCAATGAAAAGATTGGTTTCAATTTTAAACGTAGAAACAAGTCATATAGGGTGAATAGGAAATTTGAGGGTGTAATTAATAGAATGGAAAGACATTATTTAGAAACTAAATCTAATTATTCTCGTTCTTATATTTCTAAATTTATGAGTGATCATAATTGTCATGTTTGTGATGGAAAAAGGCTTCGTCCTGAAGCTTTATCAGTAACAGTTGCTGATAAGTCAATTCATGATGTTGTATCAATGCCTATTAAAGATTGTTATGATTTTTTCAATAGTATTGAACTTACAGAAAGAGAATTATTTATTGCTAAAGAAGTTTTAAAAGAGATTAAAGAACGATTAAAATTTTTAGTTGATGTTGGGCTTGATTATATAACTATGGAAAGATCTTCTGGAACTTTATCTGGTGGTGAAGCTCAAAGAATTAGATTAGCAACCCAAATTGGATCTGGTTTAGTTGGAGTATTGTATATTTTAGATGAACCAAGTATTGGCCTTCATCAAAGAGATAATGTTAAGCTAATTGAAACATTAAAAAGGCTTAAAAGTATTGGTAATACTTTAGTTGTAGTCGAGCACGATGAAGAAACAATTCTCTCTGCAGATCATGTTGTAGATATAGGTCCTGGTGCTGGAGAACATGGTGGTAAAATCGTTGCTCAAGGTACTCCAAGTGAGATAATGGATTCTCCAGATTCTATCACTGGTAAATATTTATCTAGAAAAGAGATAATTCCAATTAATAGTACTAGAAGAATAGGAAATGGTAAATTTATTTCAATAAAAGGTGCTAAAGAAAATAATCTTAAAAATTTAGATGTTGATATTCCTTTAGGATTATTTACTTGTGTTACTGGTGTTTCTGGTTCTGGTAAAAGTTCTATGATAAATCAAGTTCTTTATAAAGGGTTAAATGGTATTGTTAATCGGAAACAGACTTTCGCTGGAAAATATGATAGTATTGATGGTGCTGAGAACATTGATAAAATAATTATCATTGATCAAACACCTATTGGAAGAACTCCTAGATCTAATCCTGCAACTTATACTGGACTTTTTACTTATATAAGAGAACTATTTGCAGAAACTCCTGAGGCTAAAGCTAGAGGATATAAACCTGGAAGGTTTAGTTTTAATGTTAAAGGTGGTCGTTGTGAAGCTTGTTCTGGTGATGGAATTATTCAAATTGAAATGCATTTTTTAGCAGATGTATATGTTCCTTGTGAAGTTTGTAAAGGAAAGAGATATAATGATGAAACTCTTGATATACGATATAAAGGTAAGAATATCTATGAAGTCCTTGAAATGACAGTAGAAGAAGCTCTTGAATTCTTTGAAAACATTCCTAAAATAAAAAAGAAACTTCAAACTTTATATGATGTTGGTTTGGGATATATAAAAATTGGACAAGCAGCTACAACTTTATCTGGTGGTGAAGCTCAAAGAATTAAACTTGCAAAAGAACTATCTAAACAAAGTACTGGAAAAACGTTGTATATTCTTGATGAACCAACTACTGGTCTTCATTTTGCAGATATTAAAAAATTACTTGATGTTCTTGGAAGATTAACTGATTCTGGCAATTCAGTTGTTGTTATTGAGCATAACCTTGATGTAATTAAAACTGCTGACCATATTATTGATTTAGGTCCAGAAGGAGG